Proteins encoded together in one Falco peregrinus isolate bFalPer1 chromosome 2, bFalPer1.pri, whole genome shotgun sequence window:
- the TPST1 gene encoding protein-tyrosine sulfotransferase 1 isoform X2: protein MVGKLKQNLLLACLVISSVTVFYLGQHAMECHHRIEERSQPVRMESVRSTVRTASNVNASKTFAYNKDMPLIFIGGVPRSGTTLMRAMLDAHPDIRCGEETRVIPRILAVKQMWARSSKEKIRLDEAGVTDEVLDSAMQAFLLEIIVKHGEPAPYLCNKDPFALKSLTYLARIFPNAKFLLMVRDGRASVHSMISRKVTIAGFDLNSYRDCLTKWNRAIETMYNQCMEVGFERCMLVHYEQLVLHPERWMRTLLKFLRIPWNQAVLHHEEMIGKAGGVSLSKVERSTDQVIKPVNVEALSKWVGKIPADVLQDMPVIAPMLAKLGYDPYANPPNYGKPDQKVVENTRRVYKGEFQLPDFLKEVPQTEPME from the exons ATGGTTGGAAAACTCAAACAGAACTTGCTCTTGGCATGTCTGGTGATCAGCTCGGTGACGGTGTTTTATTTGGGCCAGCACGCTATGGAGTGTCACCATCGAATCGAAGAACGCAGCCAGCCTGTGAGGATGGAAAGTGTGCGAAGCACAGTAAGAACTGCTTCCAATGTGAATGCAAGCAAAACCTTTGCTTACAACAAAGACATGCCTCTAATATTTATTGGAGGAGTACCTCGAAGTGGCACTACCTTAATGCGTGCCATGCTTGATGCCCATCCGGATATTCGATGCGGAGAAGAGACAAGGGTAATCCCACGAATTCTGGCAGTTAAGCAGATGTGGGCTAGATCAAGCAAAGAGAAGATCCGACTGGATGAAGCTGGAGTCACAGATGAGGTTCTGGACTCAGCCATGCAAGCGTTTTTATTGGAAATCATTGTGAAACATGGGGAGCCTGCTCCATATTTGTGTAACAAAgatccttttgctttaaaatcctTAACTTATCTTGCTAGAATCTTCCCCAATGCCAAATTTCTTCTAATGGTACGGGATGGTCGTGCTTCTGTGCATTCCATGATATCTAGAAAAGTCACGATAGCTGGATTTGACCTTAACAGCTACAGGGACTGCTTGACCAAGTGGAATCGTGCTATAGAAACTATGTATAACCAGTGTATGGAGGTTGGTTTTGAAAGGTGTATGCTGGTACATTATGAACAACTCGTATTGCATCCTGAAAGGTGGATGAGAACTCTCTTAAAGTTTCTTCGCATCCCATGGAACCAGGCAGTGCTGCACCATGAAGAAATGATTGGAAAAGCAGGGGGTGTTTCTCTGTCAAA GGTTGAAAGATCTACCGACCAAGTAATCAAGCCAGTCAATGTGGAAGCACTGTCAAAGTGGGTTGGGAAGATACCTGCTGATGTTCTGCAAGATATGCCTGTGATTGCGCCCATGCTAGCAAAACTGGGCTATGATCCATATGCCAATCCACCAAATTACGGAAAGCCAGATCAAAAAGTTGTGGAAAACACAAGGAGG
- the TPST1 gene encoding protein-tyrosine sulfotransferase 1 isoform X1 gives MVGKLKQNLLLACLVISSVTVFYLGQHAMECHHRIEERSQPVRMESVRSTVRTASNVNASKTFAYNKDMPLIFIGGVPRSGTTLMRAMLDAHPDIRCGEETRVIPRILAVKQMWARSSKEKIRLDEAGVTDEVLDSAMQAFLLEIIVKHGEPAPYLCNKDPFALKSLTYLARIFPNAKFLLMVRDGRASVHSMISRKVTIAGFDLNSYRDCLTKWNRAIETMYNQCMEVGFERCMLVHYEQLVLHPERWMRTLLKFLRIPWNQAVLHHEEMIGKAGGVSLSKVERSTDQVIKPVNVEALSKWVGKIPADVLQDMPVIAPMLAKLGYDPYANPPNYGKPDQKVVENTRRVYKGEFQLPDFLKEVPQPKKTVERKSRGKIK, from the exons ATGGTTGGAAAACTCAAACAGAACTTGCTCTTGGCATGTCTGGTGATCAGCTCGGTGACGGTGTTTTATTTGGGCCAGCACGCTATGGAGTGTCACCATCGAATCGAAGAACGCAGCCAGCCTGTGAGGATGGAAAGTGTGCGAAGCACAGTAAGAACTGCTTCCAATGTGAATGCAAGCAAAACCTTTGCTTACAACAAAGACATGCCTCTAATATTTATTGGAGGAGTACCTCGAAGTGGCACTACCTTAATGCGTGCCATGCTTGATGCCCATCCGGATATTCGATGCGGAGAAGAGACAAGGGTAATCCCACGAATTCTGGCAGTTAAGCAGATGTGGGCTAGATCAAGCAAAGAGAAGATCCGACTGGATGAAGCTGGAGTCACAGATGAGGTTCTGGACTCAGCCATGCAAGCGTTTTTATTGGAAATCATTGTGAAACATGGGGAGCCTGCTCCATATTTGTGTAACAAAgatccttttgctttaaaatcctTAACTTATCTTGCTAGAATCTTCCCCAATGCCAAATTTCTTCTAATGGTACGGGATGGTCGTGCTTCTGTGCATTCCATGATATCTAGAAAAGTCACGATAGCTGGATTTGACCTTAACAGCTACAGGGACTGCTTGACCAAGTGGAATCGTGCTATAGAAACTATGTATAACCAGTGTATGGAGGTTGGTTTTGAAAGGTGTATGCTGGTACATTATGAACAACTCGTATTGCATCCTGAAAGGTGGATGAGAACTCTCTTAAAGTTTCTTCGCATCCCATGGAACCAGGCAGTGCTGCACCATGAAGAAATGATTGGAAAAGCAGGGGGTGTTTCTCTGTCAAA GGTTGAAAGATCTACCGACCAAGTAATCAAGCCAGTCAATGTGGAAGCACTGTCAAAGTGGGTTGGGAAGATACCTGCTGATGTTCTGCAAGATATGCCTGTGATTGCGCCCATGCTAGCAAAACTGGGCTATGATCCATATGCCAATCCACCAAATTACGGAAAGCCAGATCAAAAAGTTGTGGAAAACACAAGGAGG